The Sphingobium sp. BYY-5 genome contains a region encoding:
- a CDS encoding LysR family transcriptional regulator, with translation MDQHPTPNPPAPDAPAFTDRARWTPDRQRLFLATLLATGNVTQAARAAGMSRASAHRLRRRLVGTPFDRTWAGALALHAQRLADPFAADPAQTVTQPARR, from the coding sequence ATGGACCAGCACCCCACCCCCAATCCGCCCGCGCCCGACGCGCCTGCCTTCACCGATCGTGCCCGCTGGACGCCGGACAGGCAGCGGCTCTTTCTCGCCACGCTGCTCGCCACCGGCAATGTCACGCAGGCCGCCCGCGCCGCCGGCATGTCGCGCGCCAGCGCGCATCGCCTGCGCCGCCGCCTGGTGGGCACGCCGTTCGACCGGACATGGGCCGGGGCGCTCGCGCTCCATGCGCAACGCCTTGCCGATCCCTTCGCCGCCGATCCCGCCCAGACAGTGACCCAACCGGCGCGTCGCTGA
- a CDS encoding class 1 fructose-bisphosphatase, giving the protein MARTTLTRFLIEQQRQANVLPGELRLLIETVARACKTISYSVSKGALGEVLGSLDSENVQGEVQKKLDVIANELLLDANEWGGHLAAMASEEMETIYPIPNRYPKGEYLMLFDPIDGSSNIDVGLSVGTIFSVLKAPEGCAGRDVTEEDFLQDGRHQVAAGYAIYGPQTLLVLSVGTGVYEFTLDREVGSWIMTDADMKMPQGKCEFAINMSNRRQWSPAITRYVDERVTGAVGPCGKDYNMRWTASMVADVHRILKRGGVFLYPYDHRTPGKAKLRLMYEANPMSYLIEQAGGASSDGFMPIMDVPAKGLHQRVGVVLGDKAEVEAVVAYGREAQVAA; this is encoded by the coding sequence ATGGCTCGAACCACCCTCACCCGCTTCCTGATCGAACAACAGCGCCAGGCCAACGTGCTGCCCGGCGAATTGCGCCTGCTGATCGAAACCGTCGCCCGCGCCTGCAAGACCATCAGCTATTCGGTCAGCAAGGGCGCGCTGGGCGAGGTGCTGGGTAGCCTGGACAGCGAGAATGTACAGGGTGAGGTGCAGAAGAAACTGGACGTGATCGCCAACGAACTGCTGCTCGACGCCAATGAGTGGGGCGGGCATCTGGCGGCGATGGCGTCGGAGGAGATGGAGACCATCTATCCCATCCCCAACCGCTATCCCAAGGGCGAATATCTGATGCTGTTCGATCCGATCGACGGGTCCAGCAACATCGACGTCGGCCTGTCGGTCGGTACTATCTTTTCGGTGCTGAAGGCGCCCGAAGGCTGCGCCGGACGCGACGTGACGGAGGAGGATTTCCTCCAGGACGGCCGGCATCAGGTCGCGGCAGGCTATGCCATATACGGGCCGCAGACCCTCCTTGTGCTAAGCGTGGGCACCGGCGTCTATGAATTCACGCTGGACCGCGAAGTCGGCAGTTGGATCATGACCGATGCTGATATGAAGATGCCACAGGGCAAGTGCGAATTTGCCATCAACATGTCGAACCGCCGCCAATGGTCGCCCGCCATCACCCGTTATGTCGACGAGCGGGTGACGGGTGCGGTCGGGCCGTGCGGCAAGGATTACAACATGCGCTGGACCGCTTCGATGGTCGCGGACGTGCATCGCATCCTCAAGCGCGGCGGCGTCTTCCTCTACCCCTATGACCACCGCACCCCCGGCAAGGCCAAGTTGCGCCTGATGTATGAAGCCAACCCGATGAGCTATCTGATCGAGCAGGCAGGCGGCGCATCGAGCGACGGCTTCATGCCGATCATGGACGTGCCGGCCAAGGGCCTGCACCAGCGCGTCGGCGTGGTGCTGGGCGACAAGGCGGAGGTGGAAGCCGTCGTCGCCTATGGCCGGGAAGCGCAGGTCGCGGCCTGA
- a CDS encoding right-handed parallel beta-helix repeat-containing protein has translation MRLISTSLLTSIAISAAALAQGTPAAFTVAETGRPYGTLGDALGAIGDGRGTVVVAPGSYRQCAVQQGGDVTIRAATPGTVIFDGAACEGKAALVLRGRSSRVEGVIFQNIRVPDGNGAGIRLESGNLTVSNSLFRNSEEGILTGDYDGGQVVIDKSTFRKLGRCDRDLDCAHGIYIGRLASLSVTNSRFDQGEGGHYLKTRTARVTITGNSFDDSGGHLTNYMIDLSNGASGVISGNEMVQGRDKDNWSAFITVAPEGREHGSAGLVIEGNKAGFVPGLERGSTFVANFTDDPVRIGANELAPSMKVRDRR, from the coding sequence ATGCGCCTGATCTCCACCAGTCTCCTCACCTCCATCGCGATCAGCGCCGCCGCGCTGGCGCAAGGGACGCCCGCCGCCTTCACCGTCGCCGAAACCGGGCGCCCCTATGGCACGCTGGGCGATGCGCTTGGCGCGATCGGCGACGGGCGCGGGACGGTGGTGGTGGCGCCGGGCAGCTATCGGCAATGCGCGGTGCAGCAGGGCGGCGATGTCACCATCCGCGCCGCGACCCCCGGCACGGTGATCTTCGACGGCGCGGCGTGCGAGGGCAAGGCGGCGCTGGTGCTGCGCGGCCGGTCCAGCCGGGTGGAGGGCGTCATCTTCCAGAATATCCGCGTGCCTGACGGCAATGGCGCGGGCATCCGGCTGGAAAGCGGCAACCTCACCGTCAGCAACAGCCTGTTCCGCAACAGCGAGGAAGGCATACTTACCGGCGATTATGATGGCGGGCAGGTGGTGATCGACAAGTCGACCTTCCGCAAACTTGGCCGCTGCGACCGCGATCTCGACTGTGCGCACGGCATCTATATCGGCCGCCTCGCCAGCCTGAGCGTCACCAACAGCCGCTTCGACCAGGGCGAGGGCGGCCATTATCTCAAGACCCGCACGGCGCGCGTCACCATCACCGGCAACAGTTTCGACGACAGCGGCGGGCATCTCACCAACTATATGATCGACCTGTCGAACGGCGCGAGCGGCGTCATCAGCGGCAATGAAATGGTGCAGGGCAGGGACAAGGACAACTGGTCCGCCTTCATCACCGTGGCGCCGGAAGGCCGCGAACATGGCAGCGCCGGGCTGGTGATCGAGGGCAACAAGGCAGGCTTCGTGCCGGGGCTGGAGCGGGGATCGACCTTCGTCGCCAACTTCACCGACGATCCCGTGCGGATCGGCGCCAACGAACTGGCGCCGTCGATGAAGGTCAGGGACCGGCGCTGA
- a CDS encoding homocysteine S-methyltransferase family protein, with protein MTAEEQLRKLAAEKILIFDGGYGTSIQKHGLTEADYRGDLDLAKDQKGNNDLLCLTRPDIVEGIHAAYLEAGADMIETNTFSSTKIAMADYGCEHLVWDINIAAAKLARSACEKATAKDGKPRFVCGSIGPTNKTLSISPDVNDPAYREVDYDTLKADYREQCEALIAGGVDFLLIETCFDTLNAKAAGMAAREAEEAAGRSVPLMLSFTITDMSGRNLSGHTINAFWYSLRHLKPLTIGVNCAFGADLLRPYLSELSKNADTLILAYPNAGLPNELGQYDELPETTARLIRQWVDEGLVNMVGGCCGTTPAHIGAVAKALDGHKPRVVPELQVVTRLAGLEPMHIAA; from the coding sequence ATGACCGCCGAAGAACAACTCCGCAAACTCGCTGCCGAAAAGATCCTGATCTTCGACGGCGGATATGGCACGTCGATCCAGAAACATGGCCTGACCGAAGCCGATTATCGCGGCGACCTGGACCTGGCGAAGGACCAGAAGGGCAATAACGACCTGCTCTGCCTGACCCGCCCGGACATCGTCGAGGGCATCCATGCCGCCTATCTGGAGGCGGGCGCGGACATGATCGAGACCAACACCTTCAGCTCGACCAAGATCGCCATGGCCGACTATGGCTGCGAGCATCTGGTGTGGGACATCAACATCGCGGCGGCAAAGCTGGCCCGCAGCGCGTGCGAGAAAGCCACCGCGAAGGACGGCAAGCCCCGCTTCGTCTGCGGATCGATCGGGCCGACGAACAAGACTCTGTCCATCTCCCCCGACGTCAACGATCCCGCCTATCGCGAGGTCGATTATGACACGCTCAAGGCCGATTATCGCGAGCAGTGCGAGGCCCTTATCGCGGGAGGCGTGGATTTCCTGCTGATCGAGACCTGCTTCGACACGCTCAACGCCAAGGCCGCGGGCATGGCCGCGCGTGAGGCGGAGGAAGCGGCGGGCCGCTCGGTGCCGCTGATGCTGAGCTTCACCATCACCGACATGTCGGGCCGCAACCTGTCGGGCCATACGATCAACGCCTTCTGGTACTCCCTGCGGCACCTCAAGCCGCTGACTATCGGCGTGAACTGCGCTTTTGGCGCGGACCTGCTGCGGCCGTATCTCAGCGAATTGTCGAAGAATGCCGACACGCTGATCCTGGCCTATCCCAATGCGGGGTTGCCCAATGAACTCGGCCAATATGACGAGCTGCCCGAAACCACGGCGCGCCTGATCCGCCAATGGGTCGATGAAGGGCTGGTCAACATGGTCGGGGGCTGCTGCGGCACCACCCCCGCGCATATCGGCGCGGTGGCGAAGGCGCTCGACGGCCACAAGCCGCGTGTGGTGCCGGAGCTGCAGGTCGTGACGCGCCTCGCGGGTCTCGAACCGATGCACATCGCGGCCTAG
- a CDS encoding IS256 family transposase: MPRRKEPAIPADLLDQLLAGSDAASALQQGGLLDSLKKALAERALNAEMDYHLGDAPQVGNSRNGYGRKTVVTDTGKIEIEVPRDRHASFDPQLIAKYQRRFPGFDDKIVSMYARGMSTREIVGHLRDLYGIDVSPDLISTVTDAVLEEVAAWQARPLDPAYPLVFFDAIRVKIRDEGLVRNKAIHIALGVRADGGKVVLGLWIEQNEGAKFWLRVMNELRNRGVEDIMLAVVDGLKGFPEAITAVFPEAIVQTCIVHLLRNSMDFVSWKDRKALAGALKTVYRATDAIAAEEALTAFEAGEWGRRYPAIGQSWRRAWAEVIPFFAFPDEVRRIVYTTNAIEALNAQLRRAVRARGHFPSDDSATKLLYLILNRSEKEWKMPPREWSMAKAQFAVLFGERFIKAMAA, from the coding sequence ATGCCTCGACGCAAGGAGCCGGCGATCCCGGCTGATTTACTCGATCAACTCTTGGCCGGCAGCGATGCCGCCAGTGCGCTCCAGCAGGGCGGCCTGCTGGATTCATTGAAGAAGGCGCTGGCCGAACGGGCGCTCAACGCCGAGATGGATTACCACCTTGGCGATGCCCCGCAGGTCGGGAACAGCCGCAATGGCTATGGCCGCAAGACGGTGGTGACGGACACCGGCAAGATCGAGATCGAGGTGCCGCGCGATCGTCATGCCAGCTTTGATCCGCAACTGATCGCCAAGTACCAGCGCCGGTTTCCGGGCTTCGACGACAAGATCGTCTCGATGTATGCGCGCGGCATGAGCACACGGGAGATCGTCGGGCACTTGCGCGATCTGTACGGTATCGACGTCTCGCCGGACCTGATCTCGACGGTGACCGACGCCGTGCTCGAAGAGGTCGCCGCCTGGCAGGCCCGACCGCTCGATCCGGCCTATCCGCTGGTTTTCTTCGACGCGATCCGGGTCAAGATCCGTGACGAAGGTCTGGTCCGCAACAAGGCTATCCACATCGCGCTGGGCGTGCGTGCCGATGGCGGCAAGGTCGTCCTGGGCCTGTGGATCGAGCAGAACGAGGGCGCCAAATTCTGGCTGCGGGTGATGAACGAGCTGAGGAACCGCGGTGTTGAGGACATCATGCTGGCCGTCGTAGACGGCCTGAAGGGCTTTCCAGAGGCCATCACCGCCGTGTTCCCCGAGGCGATCGTCCAAACCTGCATCGTCCACCTGCTGCGCAACTCGATGGACTTCGTGTCGTGGAAGGATCGCAAGGCGCTCGCTGGTGCACTGAAGACCGTCTACCGCGCCACCGATGCCATCGCTGCCGAGGAGGCCCTGACAGCCTTCGAGGCCGGCGAATGGGGTCGGCGCTATCCTGCGATCGGCCAGAGCTGGCGCCGTGCATGGGCCGAGGTTATCCCGTTCTTTGCCTTCCCCGACGAGGTCCGCCGCATCGTTTATACGACAAACGCCATCGAGGCGTTGAATGCCCAGCTTCGACGGGCGGTCAGGGCCAGGGGGCACTTTCCCAGCGACGATTCAGCGACCAAGCTGCTCTATCTGATCTTGAACCGATCCGAGAAAGAGTGGAAAATGCCGCCACGTGAGTGGTCCATGGCCAAGGCCCAGTTCGCCGTGCTGTTCGGAGAACGCTTCATCAAGGCCATGGCAGCGTAA
- a CDS encoding metalloregulator ArsR/SmtB family transcription factor, with the protein MLSALDIFRALGDPTRLRIVHLLRAMELAVGEIAQVVGQSQPRVSRHVRILAEAGLVERRKEGNWVFLRLGKGAEVVPFLDLFDRLTPSDSEKLWQAADLARLAAVRADRASAAEAYFAEHAEEWDAIRSLHVPEAQVEGAMRALLAREPIGHLLDIGTGTGRMIELFGDDADQVTALDRSPDMLRLARAKLPQAGGDKYALLLGDFLDLPLEPGSVDTVVLHQVLHYAQAPGAVIAEAARVTAVNGRVLIADFAAHEREELRTRDQHARLGFADEQIESWFAAAGLDLEGVETLPGQELTVQLWLGRRRGARILPIEGRISA; encoded by the coding sequence ATGTTGTCCGCCCTCGATATTTTTCGCGCATTGGGAGATCCGACGCGCCTGCGGATCGTCCATTTGCTGCGGGCGATGGAACTGGCCGTGGGCGAGATTGCGCAGGTCGTGGGGCAGAGCCAACCGCGCGTGTCGCGCCATGTCCGCATCCTGGCCGAGGCCGGACTGGTCGAACGGCGCAAAGAGGGCAACTGGGTCTTCCTGCGCCTGGGCAAGGGGGCGGAGGTCGTCCCCTTCCTGGACCTGTTCGATCGTCTGACCCCGTCCGACAGCGAAAAATTGTGGCAGGCGGCGGACCTGGCGCGGCTGGCGGCGGTGCGGGCCGATCGCGCCAGCGCGGCCGAGGCCTATTTTGCCGAACATGCCGAGGAATGGGACGCGATCCGATCGCTCCATGTGCCCGAAGCGCAGGTGGAGGGGGCCATGCGGGCGCTGCTGGCGCGCGAGCCGATCGGCCATCTGCTCGACATCGGCACCGGCACCGGCCGGATGATCGAATTGTTCGGCGATGATGCCGATCAAGTGACCGCTCTTGATCGCAGCCCCGATATGCTGCGCCTCGCCCGCGCCAAGTTGCCGCAGGCTGGCGGCGACAAATATGCGCTGTTGCTGGGCGATTTCCTGGATCTGCCGCTGGAGCCGGGCAGCGTCGATACGGTGGTGCTGCATCAAGTGCTGCATTATGCGCAGGCGCCCGGCGCGGTGATCGCGGAGGCCGCGCGGGTGACGGCGGTCAATGGGCGGGTGCTGATCGCCGATTTCGCGGCGCATGAACGGGAAGAGCTGCGGACACGCGACCAACATGCGCGCCTGGGCTTTGCCGATGAGCAGATCGAAAGCTGGTTCGCGGCCGCGGGCCTCGACCTGGAGGGGGTGGAAACGCTGCCCGGCCAGGAACTGACGGTGCAACTCTGGCTGGGACGGCGCCGGGGCGCGCGCATCCTGCCTATCGAAGGACGGATTTCCGCATGA
- the metF gene encoding methylenetetrahydrofolate reductase produces MTLNDPAAPLYADLAGDCHVSFEFFPPKTEKMEAQLWSAIETLTPLAPKFVSVTYGAGGSTRERTHATVARIARETPLAAAAHLTCVAASKDEIAEIADAYWEAGVRHIVALRGDPPEAGGHFEPHPQGYSGAADLVDGLMKRHPFEISVSAYPEVHPEAASAQSDLDNLKRKLDAGATRAITQFFFSPEAYFRFLDKTAAAGISADIVPGIMPVGNFAATQRMAAMCNTDVPQWMARLFEGLDDHPATRQLVSATVAAELCRKLYEGGVRDFHFYTLNRAEHSYAICHLLGLRPKVAVDA; encoded by the coding sequence ATGACCCTGAATGATCCCGCCGCACCGCTCTATGCGGATCTTGCGGGCGACTGCCATGTCAGCTTCGAATTTTTCCCGCCCAAGACGGAGAAGATGGAAGCGCAGCTCTGGTCGGCGATCGAGACGCTGACGCCACTGGCGCCGAAATTCGTGTCCGTCACCTATGGCGCTGGCGGCTCCACGCGCGAACGCACCCATGCCACGGTCGCCCGGATTGCGCGGGAAACGCCGCTCGCCGCCGCCGCGCACCTGACCTGTGTTGCCGCGAGCAAGGATGAGATAGCGGAGATAGCAGACGCCTATTGGGAGGCGGGCGTGCGTCATATCGTCGCGCTGCGCGGCGATCCGCCCGAAGCAGGCGGCCATTTCGAGCCACATCCGCAAGGCTATAGCGGCGCGGCCGATCTGGTCGACGGGTTGATGAAGCGTCACCCGTTCGAGATTTCGGTGTCCGCCTATCCCGAAGTGCATCCCGAAGCGGCGAGCGCGCAGAGCGATCTCGATAACCTCAAGCGCAAGCTGGACGCCGGGGCGACCCGCGCGATCACGCAATTCTTCTTCTCGCCCGAAGCCTATTTCCGCTTTCTCGACAAGACGGCGGCGGCGGGGATCAGCGCCGACATCGTGCCGGGCATCATGCCGGTCGGCAATTTCGCCGCGACCCAGCGCATGGCCGCCATGTGCAATACCGATGTGCCGCAATGGATGGCGCGCCTGTTCGAAGGACTGGACGATCATCCCGCCACGCGCCAGCTCGTATCAGCGACCGTTGCGGCCGAACTGTGCCGCAAACTCTATGAAGGCGGCGTGCGCGACTTCCATTTCTATACGCTCAACCGGGCGGAACATAGCTATGCGATATGCCATCTGCTGGGTTTAAGGCCCAAGGTAGCGGTGGACGCCTGA
- the metH gene encoding methionine synthase, with protein sequence MTTQTTATFVNIGERTNVTGSAKFKKLIMAGDYAAAIDIAREQVENGAQIVDVNMDEGLLDAVEAMTTFLKLMTSEPDISRVPVMIDSSKWEVIEAGLKCVSGKPIVNSISMKEGEEAFLHHARLCMAYGAAAVIMAFDETGQADTQARKVEICERAYKLLMTIGFPPEDIIFDPNIFAVATGIEEHNNYGVDFIEACREIKKRCPHVHISGGLSNFSFSFRGNEPVRRAMHSVFLYHAIPAGLDMAIVNAGQLDVYDAIDPALRTACEDVLLNRDPEAGDRLVTLAESYRGKDAVSEKAAQEWRGWPVAKRLEHALVKGIDMYVVEDTEECRLAAEKPIQVIEGPLMDGMNVVGDLFGAGKMFLPQVVKSARVMKKAVAHLLPYIEAAKEPGAKGKGKIIMATVKGDVHDIGKNIVGVVLQCNGFEVIDMGVMVPWQDIIKAANENDADMIGLSGLITPSLDEMVTVAVEMQRANMTMPLLIGGATTSRVHTALRIDPAFTGPVVHVLDASRAVGVATALVSETQKTDFVQKTKDDYEHVRVARANKGQSALVPIADARANGFEIDESLKAPRPRLPGVHRFPDWDLNDLVQFIDWTPFFRAWELAGNYPAILEDDIVGESATSLFADAQKMLDKIVNDKWLTARGVAGLWPCRREGDDIIVHVEDEKHYTLPMLRQQIQKREGRANMCLADFISHDGDWMGGFAVSIHGIEPHLARFKNAIDDYSDILLKALADRLAEAFAERLHHYVRTALWGYAEGEQLTNEALIREQYRGIRPAPGYPACPEHSLKPILFDMLDAHHATGATLTESFAMLPTAAVSGFYFGHAQAEYFGVARVGRDQLEDYAQRRGIDLDTAERYLRPNLD encoded by the coding sequence ATGACCACCCAAACCACCGCCACCTTCGTCAATATCGGCGAGCGCACCAACGTCACCGGTTCGGCCAAGTTCAAGAAGCTCATCATGGCGGGTGACTATGCCGCCGCGATCGACATCGCGCGTGAGCAGGTGGAGAATGGCGCGCAGATCGTCGACGTCAACATGGACGAGGGGCTGCTCGACGCGGTCGAGGCGATGACCACCTTCCTCAAGCTGATGACGTCGGAACCGGACATCAGCCGCGTGCCGGTGATGATCGACAGCTCCAAATGGGAAGTCATCGAAGCCGGCCTGAAATGCGTGTCGGGCAAGCCGATCGTGAACTCGATCAGCATGAAGGAGGGCGAGGAGGCCTTCCTGCATCATGCCAGGCTCTGCATGGCCTATGGCGCGGCGGCGGTCATCATGGCCTTTGACGAGACCGGGCAGGCCGACACCCAGGCCCGCAAGGTCGAGATTTGCGAGCGCGCCTACAAGCTGCTGATGACGATCGGTTTCCCGCCTGAGGACATCATCTTCGACCCCAATATCTTCGCGGTGGCGACGGGGATCGAGGAGCACAATAATTACGGCGTCGACTTCATAGAGGCGTGCCGGGAGATCAAGAAGCGCTGCCCGCACGTCCATATCTCGGGCGGCCTGTCGAACTTCTCCTTCTCCTTCCGCGGCAACGAGCCGGTGCGCCGCGCGATGCACTCGGTCTTCCTCTATCACGCCATCCCCGCCGGCCTCGACATGGCGATCGTCAATGCGGGCCAGCTCGACGTCTATGACGCGATCGACCCCGCGCTGCGCACCGCGTGCGAGGATGTGCTGCTGAACCGCGATCCCGAAGCGGGCGACCGTCTCGTCACGCTGGCCGAAAGCTATCGCGGCAAGGATGCGGTATCGGAAAAGGCGGCGCAGGAATGGCGCGGCTGGCCGGTCGCCAAGCGGCTGGAACATGCGCTGGTCAAGGGCATCGACATGTATGTGGTCGAGGATACGGAGGAATGCCGCCTCGCCGCCGAAAAGCCGATCCAGGTGATCGAAGGGCCGTTGATGGACGGCATGAATGTCGTCGGCGACCTGTTCGGCGCGGGCAAGATGTTCCTGCCCCAGGTCGTCAAATCCGCCCGCGTCATGAAGAAGGCGGTCGCCCATCTCCTCCCCTATATCGAGGCCGCCAAGGAACCCGGCGCCAAGGGCAAGGGCAAGATCATCATGGCCACGGTCAAGGGCGACGTCCATGACATCGGCAAGAATATCGTCGGCGTCGTGCTTCAGTGCAACGGCTTCGAGGTGATCGACATGGGCGTGATGGTGCCCTGGCAGGACATCATCAAGGCCGCGAACGAGAATGACGCCGACATGATCGGCCTGTCCGGCCTCATCACCCCCTCGCTGGATGAGATGGTGACGGTGGCCGTCGAAATGCAGCGCGCCAACATGACCATGCCGCTGCTGATCGGCGGGGCGACCACCTCGCGCGTCCATACCGCGCTGCGCATCGACCCGGCCTTCACCGGGCCGGTGGTCCATGTGCTGGACGCCAGCCGCGCCGTGGGCGTGGCGACCGCGCTGGTTTCCGAAACGCAGAAGACCGATTTCGTCCAAAAGACCAAGGATGATTATGAGCATGTCCGCGTCGCCCGCGCCAATAAGGGGCAAAGCGCGCTGGTGCCGATCGCGGATGCCCGCGCCAACGGCTTCGAGATCGATGAGAGTCTCAAGGCCCCGCGCCCGCGCCTGCCCGGCGTCCATCGCTTTCCCGACTGGGACTTGAACGATCTGGTCCAGTTTATCGACTGGACGCCCTTCTTCCGCGCCTGGGAACTAGCGGGCAATTATCCCGCGATCTTGGAGGACGACATCGTGGGCGAAAGCGCGACCAGCCTCTTCGCCGACGCGCAGAAGATGCTCGACAAGATCGTCAACGACAAATGGCTGACCGCGCGCGGCGTCGCAGGCCTGTGGCCCTGCCGCCGCGAAGGCGACGACATCATCGTCCATGTCGAGGACGAGAAGCACTATACCCTGCCGATGCTGCGCCAGCAGATCCAGAAGCGGGAAGGCCGGGCCAATATGTGCCTCGCCGACTTCATCAGCCATGACGGCGACTGGATGGGCGGTTTCGCCGTGTCGATCCACGGCATCGAACCGCATCTGGCCCGCTTCAAGAACGCCATCGACGATTATTCGGACATATTGCTCAAGGCGCTGGCCGACCGCCTCGCCGAAGCCTTCGCCGAGCGGCTGCACCATTATGTCCGCACGGCCTTGTGGGGCTATGCGGAGGGCGAGCAACTCACCAACGAGGCGCTGATCCGCGAGCAATATCGCGGCATCCGTCCGGCGCCGGGCTATCCGGCCTGCCCGGAACATAGCCTGAAACCCATCCTGTTCGACATGCTGGACGCGCATCACGCCACCGGCGCGACCCTGACCGAGAGTTTCGCCATGCTGCCGACGGCGGCGGTCAGCGGCTTCTATTTCGGCCACGCCCAGGCGGAATATTTCGGCGTGGCGCGGGTCGGGCGCGATCAGTTGGAAGATTATGCCCAGCGGCGGGGGATCGATCTGGACACGGCGGAGCGCTATTTGCGGCCGAATCTGGATTAA